One genomic region from Thermoleptolyngbya sichuanensis A183 encodes:
- the queA gene encoding tRNA preQ1(34) S-adenosylmethionine ribosyltransferase-isomerase QueA produces the protein MSLNPLPHDHPEPSPFPQDSPPSSEEPTSLDLRLASYDYYLPAERIAQNPVVPRDRARLLVVDSPSSHQHCIFRDLPALLRTGDLLVLNNTRVLPARLFGRKVGGAKVEVLLLEEQSENRWLALVRPGRRLKVGAMIEFFQPDQPEGGKPLLTATVLAVDAATSGRILEFQVAENKPFLSVLHLLGQVPLPPYIENSHADPEQYQTVYGDRPGSAAAPTAGLHFTPELLDRLEEQGIRRTFITLHVGVGTFRPVEAETITDHKMHGEWLEVSSETVEAIATTQASGGRVIAVGTTVTRALEGASHSGQLQPYCGKTELFIYPGYRWRVVDGLITNFHLPRSSLMMLVSALTGRERLLALYQEAIAQGYRFYSFGDAMLILPEAKVEATAGEEEQVAADL, from the coding sequence ATGTCTTTGAATCCGTTGCCGCATGATCACCCTGAGCCATCCCCTTTCCCTCAGGACTCTCCGCCAAGCTCAGAAGAGCCAACTTCCCTCGACCTGCGGCTGGCATCCTATGACTATTATTTGCCTGCTGAGCGCATTGCTCAAAATCCGGTCGTACCGCGCGATCGCGCTCGGCTGCTGGTGGTGGATTCGCCAAGCTCCCATCAGCACTGCATCTTTCGGGATTTGCCTGCGCTGCTGCGGACGGGCGATTTGCTGGTGTTGAACAATACCCGCGTGCTGCCTGCGCGACTGTTTGGGCGCAAGGTAGGCGGCGCAAAGGTAGAGGTGCTGCTGCTGGAAGAGCAGTCGGAAAATCGCTGGCTGGCGCTGGTGCGACCTGGGCGACGGCTGAAGGTGGGCGCAATGATTGAATTTTTTCAGCCGGATCAGCCGGAAGGCGGGAAACCCCTGCTGACGGCGACTGTGCTGGCGGTGGATGCAGCCACTTCTGGCAGGATTCTGGAATTTCAGGTTGCAGAAAACAAGCCCTTTTTGTCGGTGCTGCACCTGTTGGGTCAGGTGCCCCTGCCGCCCTATATCGAGAATTCCCACGCCGATCCAGAGCAGTATCAAACGGTGTATGGCGATCGCCCCGGGTCGGCTGCTGCCCCCACTGCCGGACTGCACTTTACCCCAGAGTTGCTCGATCGCTTGGAAGAGCAGGGCATCCGACGCACCTTTATTACGCTGCATGTAGGCGTAGGCACCTTTCGCCCGGTCGAGGCGGAAACCATCACCGATCACAAAATGCACGGCGAATGGCTAGAAGTGTCGTCGGAAACCGTCGAGGCGATCGCCACAACCCAAGCCAGCGGCGGCCGAGTAATTGCCGTCGGCACCACCGTAACCCGCGCCCTCGAAGGCGCATCCCACAGCGGGCAACTCCAGCCCTACTGCGGCAAAACAGAGCTATTTATTTATCCCGGCTATCGGTGGCGCGTGGTGGATGGGCTGATCACCAACTTCCATTTGCCCAGGTCCAGCCTAATGATGCTGGTCAGCGCCCTCACGGGACGAGAACGGCTGCTGGCGCTGTATCAAGAGGCGATCGCCCAGGGATATCGCTTCTATTCCTTCGGCGATGCCATGCTGATTTTGCCGGAGGCAAAGGTTGAGGCGACAGCAGGGGAGGAGGAGCAGGTTGCTGCTGATTTGTAA
- a CDS encoding Uma2 family endonuclease has translation MTSLLPTASPTEIFYPSSDGEPVAETYVHLYAMLVTLEVLRQYLEGQQATVLSNQFLYYAQGYPRLRVAPDVMVIFDVAPGGRDYYKIWEEGQVPAVIFEMTSKSTQAQDQVFKRTLYEQLGVREYWLFDPRGEWIDGQLQGYRLHNDTYEPITDGRSDPLKLRLEVDGHLIAFYREDTGEKLLIPGELAQALRTEAQARQDAEARAAESELRAQALEAEVERLRSRLRELGAEEG, from the coding sequence ATGACCTCCCTCCTCCCCACGGCCTCGCCTACCGAAATTTTCTACCCCTCTTCTGATGGTGAACCCGTGGCAGAAACCTATGTTCATCTCTACGCCATGCTCGTCACCTTGGAAGTGCTGCGCCAATATCTAGAAGGTCAGCAGGCAACCGTGCTGTCTAACCAATTTCTCTACTACGCCCAGGGCTACCCCAGGCTGCGAGTTGCCCCAGATGTGATGGTGATTTTTGACGTAGCTCCGGGCGGGCGCGACTATTACAAAATTTGGGAAGAAGGGCAGGTGCCAGCTGTCATTTTTGAGATGACCTCGAAAAGCACGCAGGCTCAGGATCAGGTCTTCAAACGAACACTATATGAGCAACTGGGTGTGCGTGAATATTGGCTGTTTGACCCGCGTGGGGAATGGATCGACGGGCAACTCCAGGGCTATCGGCTGCACAACGATACCTACGAACCCATCACCGACGGCCGCAGCGACCCGCTCAAACTGCGGCTGGAAGTAGATGGACACCTGATCGCCTTTTATCGCGAAGATACGGGCGAAAAGTTGCTGATTCCCGGCGAACTGGCGCAAGCCCTGAGAACCGAGGCCCAGGCCCGCCAGGACGCTGAAGCGCGGGCGGCGGAATCTGAACTACGAGCGCAGGCGCTAGAAGCTGAGGTCGAAAGACTGCGATCGCGCCTGAGAGAGCTAGGCGCAGAGGAAGGCTAG
- the ychF gene encoding redox-regulated ATPase YchF gives MLQAGIVGLPNVGKSTLFNAVVANAKAQAANFPFCTIEPNTGVVAVPDERLAVLAKISNSAEIIPARVEFVDIAGLVKGASKGEGLGNQFLANIREVDAIVHVVRCFENDDIIHVAGSVDPVRDIEVINLELALADLSQLEKRADRTRKQAKTSKDAQAELAVLDKLLVVLNEGKSARLVELTDEEEAIIKPLGLLTRKPVIYAANVSEDDLATGNEWVEQVRAIAAAENAQVVVVSAQVESELIELSEEERADFLESLGVQEGGLKSLIRATYDLLGLRTYFTTGPKETRAWTIRAGMLAPQAAGVIHTDFERGFIRAETVAYDDLVATGSMAAAKEKGLVRSEGKEYLVQEGDVMLFRFNV, from the coding sequence ATGCTTCAAGCTGGAATTGTCGGACTGCCCAACGTGGGCAAATCGACCCTCTTTAACGCGGTGGTGGCCAATGCCAAAGCGCAGGCGGCCAACTTTCCCTTTTGTACGATTGAACCTAATACGGGGGTCGTCGCCGTGCCCGACGAACGGCTGGCAGTGCTGGCAAAGATTTCCAACTCTGCCGAAATCATTCCGGCGCGGGTAGAGTTTGTGGATATTGCTGGGCTAGTCAAAGGGGCTAGCAAGGGCGAGGGGCTGGGCAATCAGTTTCTGGCAAATATCCGCGAGGTGGATGCGATCGTCCATGTCGTGCGCTGTTTTGAAAACGACGATATTATTCATGTTGCCGGATCGGTCGATCCGGTGCGCGACATTGAGGTAATCAACCTGGAACTGGCGCTGGCGGATTTGTCGCAACTCGAAAAGCGGGCCGATCGCACTCGCAAGCAGGCAAAAACTAGCAAAGATGCTCAGGCAGAGTTGGCCGTGTTAGACAAACTGCTGGTGGTGCTGAACGAGGGCAAGTCGGCGCGACTGGTGGAACTGACGGATGAGGAGGAGGCCATTATAAAACCGCTAGGGCTGCTGACGCGCAAGCCCGTAATCTATGCGGCAAACGTGTCGGAAGATGACCTGGCGACGGGCAATGAGTGGGTGGAACAGGTGCGGGCGATCGCCGCCGCAGAAAATGCCCAAGTCGTCGTAGTATCAGCCCAGGTCGAATCGGAACTCATCGAACTTTCGGAGGAGGAGCGGGCCGATTTTCTGGAATCGCTGGGGGTGCAAGAAGGCGGGCTGAAATCCCTGATTCGCGCAACCTACGATCTGCTGGGACTCCGCACCTACTTCACCACGGGCCCCAAGGAAACTCGCGCCTGGACGATTCGTGCTGGGATGCTGGCTCCCCAGGCAGCAGGTGTGATTCACACTGACTTCGAGCGCGGCTTCATTCGCGCAGAAACGGTGGCCTATGATGATTTGGTAGCCACAGGTTCTATGGCGGCGGCGAAGGAAAAGGGATTGGTTCGCAGCGAAGGCAAGGAATACTTGGTGCAGGAAGGGGATGTCATGCTGTTCCGCTTTAACGTGTAG
- a CDS encoding DUF2839 domain-containing protein: MGDSKRRKESLGEKYGQEDNILPGIPIKPSQAKLFSQITTRGAWIGIALLVVYWVVVRFIGPSLGWWELS, translated from the coding sequence ATGGGAGACTCGAAGCGACGCAAGGAATCTCTGGGCGAAAAATACGGGCAGGAAGACAACATTCTGCCGGGTATTCCCATCAAGCCCAGCCAGGCAAAGCTGTTTTCGCAAATCACAACGCGGGGCGCGTGGATTGGGATCGCCCTGTTGGTGGTGTATTGGGTCGTGGTTCGGTTTATTGGTCCCAGTCTGGGCTGGTGGGAATTGAGCTAG
- a CDS encoding ferritin-like domain-containing protein: protein MNRRKSEWLGRARRAQGLSRRQMLTGGAIVGAASVLSVPLIAGTADASTESDRRNDIEILNKALFYEHAAIWAYGAAAGKLTGSNVGNAVKAIALANQADHMQHRDALANVIRSLGGTPVQAETSYDLSSYLQRGEGNLDSDVNIAKLALALETDAAIAYSQEIAMLKTPALITAGASIGSTEASHATLIRAAIQSLGVDIQPVPASFVSAETRNAWILTV, encoded by the coding sequence ATGAACCGACGCAAATCTGAATGGCTGGGTCGCGCTCGACGGGCGCAGGGCTTGTCTCGTCGCCAAATGCTGACAGGTGGGGCTATCGTGGGTGCGGCGAGTGTGCTGAGCGTGCCGCTCATTGCAGGAACGGCCGATGCCTCGACGGAGAGCGATCGCCGCAATGATATTGAGATCCTCAACAAGGCCCTGTTTTATGAACACGCTGCTATCTGGGCCTACGGTGCCGCTGCGGGCAAGCTGACGGGTTCTAACGTGGGTAATGCCGTAAAGGCGATCGCCCTCGCGAACCAGGCAGATCACATGCAGCACCGCGATGCCCTGGCGAATGTCATCCGCAGTCTGGGCGGCACGCCCGTTCAGGCAGAGACCAGCTACGATTTGTCCTCCTATCTCCAGCGGGGCGAAGGAAACCTGGATTCGGACGTGAATATTGCAAAGCTGGCGCTGGCGCTGGAAACCGACGCGGCGATCGCCTATAGCCAGGAAATCGCTATGCTCAAAACGCCCGCGCTGATCACCGCTGGAGCCAGCATCGGCTCGACCGAGGCCAGCCACGCGACCCTGATTCGGGCAGCAATTCAATCTCTCGGCGTAGATATTCAGCCTGTCCCCGCTTCCTTTGTCAGTGCCGAAACCCGAAATGCCTGGATTCTAACGGTTTAG
- a CDS encoding NF041680 family putative transposase, protein MIFNELQQFRQTLYASLGNARDALFDLMDAVLVSACIVSFVRLSQSPVFRRQWSSTYEALRDSRLPRSKVLKLLVQQIPTQQQPLLAGDASRWNRPAARRLKDRTLSGRTGHAPIAGQNYSTLAWIAEDRGSWALPLRHERITSFETPASKAAFQLKQVTRQLAVRPLAIYDRGYGNASFVNQTAGIEADLLLRVTSNRCVYGAPPAYRGRGAPAKHGHKMKLNDPDTWSVPVETVEVDDPNWGRVRVSRWSAYHFRKSPKRAMEVLRVEVLETQSSTRRLAPLWLVWLGEQMPPLETLWLHYLRRFAIEHWYRFAKQRLYWTHPQFSSVSATEQWSSLMPLLSWQLWLARKDCTDHPLPWQAPQETLTPGRVAQAFAGILAAIGTPAPAPKPRGKSPGRGKGHKPTPRPCYPMVKKRASKRKTSEQSLNSPVATAA, encoded by the coding sequence ATGATTTTCAACGAACTTCAGCAATTTCGCCAAACGTTGTATGCCAGCTTGGGAAACGCCAGAGATGCCCTGTTTGATCTGATGGATGCCGTGTTAGTGAGTGCGTGCATCGTGTCGTTTGTGAGGCTATCGCAGAGTCCTGTCTTTCGTCGCCAGTGGTCGAGCACCTATGAAGCGTTGCGCGATAGCCGCCTACCCCGATCAAAGGTGCTGAAGCTGTTGGTGCAGCAGATACCGACTCAGCAGCAACCGTTGTTGGCAGGTGATGCGAGTCGGTGGAACCGTCCTGCTGCCAGGCGTTTGAAAGACCGCACCTTATCAGGCAGAACAGGACATGCCCCGATAGCCGGACAAAACTACAGTACCTTAGCCTGGATTGCTGAAGACAGGGGCAGTTGGGCATTACCATTGCGGCATGAGCGCATCACCAGCTTTGAAACACCCGCCAGTAAAGCGGCATTCCAACTCAAACAAGTGACTCGGCAGTTAGCGGTGCGTCCGTTGGCGATCTACGACCGAGGGTACGGCAATGCCAGTTTTGTCAACCAAACGGCAGGGATTGAGGCAGACTTGCTGCTGCGGGTTACATCCAATCGATGTGTCTATGGCGCGCCCCCAGCGTATCGAGGGCGAGGCGCACCTGCCAAGCATGGACATAAGATGAAACTCAATGACCCTGACACTTGGAGTGTCCCGGTCGAAACCGTTGAAGTCGATGATCCCAACTGGGGACGAGTGCGGGTCAGTCGTTGGAGTGCATACCATTTCCGCAAATCCCCCAAACGGGCAATGGAAGTGTTGCGCGTGGAGGTGCTGGAGACACAGAGCAGCACGCGACGCTTGGCTCCTTTGTGGTTAGTTTGGCTGGGTGAGCAGATGCCTCCGTTAGAAACCCTGTGGTTGCACTACCTCCGTCGCTTTGCCATTGAACACTGGTATCGCTTTGCCAAGCAGAGGCTATATTGGACACATCCCCAGTTCAGTTCTGTATCGGCAACCGAACAGTGGAGCAGCCTGATGCCGTTGCTCAGTTGGCAGTTGTGGTTAGCGCGAAAGGACTGTACTGACCACCCCTTGCCCTGGCAGGCACCGCAAGAAACGTTGACTCCGGGTCGGGTCGCACAAGCGTTTGCAGGCATTTTGGCAGCGATTGGCACCCCTGCTCCTGCGCCTAAACCTCGTGGTAAATCGCCAGGACGAGGCAAGGGGCACAAGCCAACTCCTCGTCCCTGCTATCCGATGGTCAAAAAACGAGCCTCGAAACGCAAGACATCCGAACAATCCCTGAACAGTCCGGTTGCAACAGCAGCTTAA
- the bcsA gene encoding UDP-forming cellulose synthase catalytic subunit, with protein MSQAPVEPVSRQQPWIARWLLRVPNWFDRFFPRARSTQLFWLVIGLMVLSAPLIVTPLKIWQQGVVAVFLILLGWAVVKLEQWQTQRQASEYLHLFLAWLSIVTTMRYLYYRTSYTLNLDGWLNATFSIVLFMAELYAIATLFLSYFQTLKLRDRQPVDLSGIPQSQWFNVDVYIPTYNEDVEIVRKTALAALALDYPEEKKRVYVLDDGRKFPDRREKLRRMCEEIGCTMLTRDNNDHAKAGNINTAMRRTRGDLVLILDCDHIPSRQFLQETVGFFYNAKVALVQTPHWFYNPDPFERNLLTQGRVPVGNELFYKVVQKGNDFWNATFFCGSAAVIRRDYVLRIGGIAVETVTEDCHTSLRLHSLGYESVYYDKIMVAGLAPEKFSSYVGQQVRWARGMAQILRLENPLFNRKLKLTLPQRLCYTSATTHFFFGFPRIMYALSPVLYLLFGINLIRGLGVETLVYALPHIALALNANYITAKEVRFSFWNEVFEYAMAFQDGIVTFMALINPKLGSFNVTDKGVKVTKRSFDYESAKASLIVVSLLVLSLLAVPFWLVLQPEAKEAVIINAAWCVFNLVLLVAALLVAYEQPQLRRAHRLERKLGAVIYGNNNETLSGKTLDVSENGARIVLDSWPNLPDAVEIELTGDFGKRAFLDARVIRVDPISEDQVVVAVDFVNLSQSQNDALVLVLYSDVEEWYAQKRTEIDRPFQSLAFLATGLLRAFRDPKPAVPTEIRKQIHAAAQIYWEGQFYPGIAKEISSRSLRIEMDGNLLPNIEMLQQAQPPVGLLLSQHTTDDNPKRLVGQIEDVRVSNAQSSDGVVFLVNRSAGGVTADVEVSFPAHLDARQGSKIRQLLRDLE; from the coding sequence ATGTCTCAAGCCCCCGTCGAACCCGTCTCTCGTCAGCAGCCGTGGATTGCGCGGTGGCTGCTGCGAGTGCCGAACTGGTTTGACCGCTTTTTTCCTAGGGCACGCAGCACGCAGCTCTTTTGGCTGGTCATTGGTCTGATGGTGCTGTCTGCGCCGCTAATCGTTACGCCGCTAAAAATCTGGCAGCAGGGCGTTGTGGCAGTATTCTTGATCTTGCTGGGCTGGGCTGTGGTGAAGCTAGAGCAGTGGCAAACCCAGCGCCAAGCAAGCGAGTATCTGCATTTGTTCCTGGCCTGGCTGAGTATCGTCACGACGATGCGGTACCTCTATTACCGCACGAGCTATACGCTGAACCTGGATGGCTGGCTCAATGCAACCTTCAGTATTGTGTTGTTCATGGCGGAGCTATATGCGATCGCCACGCTGTTTCTGTCCTATTTTCAGACGCTAAAACTGCGCGATCGCCAGCCCGTTGATCTGTCCGGCATTCCCCAAAGTCAATGGTTCAACGTTGACGTATACATTCCCACCTACAACGAGGATGTCGAGATCGTCCGCAAGACGGCCCTCGCGGCTCTGGCGCTGGACTACCCCGAAGAGAAAAAGCGAGTCTATGTGCTAGACGACGGACGGAAATTTCCCGATCGTCGGGAAAAGCTGCGCCGCATGTGCGAAGAGATCGGCTGCACCATGCTGACGCGGGACAACAACGACCACGCCAAAGCAGGCAATATCAATACTGCCATGCGCCGCACGCGAGGCGACCTAGTGCTAATCCTCGACTGCGACCACATTCCATCGCGGCAGTTTCTTCAGGAAACGGTCGGCTTTTTCTACAACGCCAAGGTCGCACTCGTCCAAACCCCGCACTGGTTTTACAACCCCGATCCCTTCGAGCGCAACCTGCTGACTCAGGGGCGAGTCCCCGTCGGCAACGAGCTGTTCTACAAGGTGGTGCAAAAGGGCAACGACTTTTGGAACGCCACCTTCTTCTGCGGTTCTGCGGCAGTGATTCGACGGGACTACGTACTGCGGATCGGCGGCATCGCGGTGGAAACCGTGACCGAAGACTGCCACACCTCGCTGCGGCTACACTCCCTGGGCTATGAGTCGGTCTACTACGACAAAATCATGGTGGCGGGGTTGGCACCAGAGAAATTCTCCTCCTACGTAGGGCAGCAGGTGCGCTGGGCACGAGGCATGGCACAAATCCTGCGGCTAGAGAATCCACTGTTTAACCGCAAACTCAAGCTCACGCTGCCGCAGCGGTTGTGCTACACCTCCGCCACCACCCACTTTTTCTTTGGGTTTCCGCGCATCATGTATGCACTATCGCCAGTGCTGTACCTGCTGTTTGGTATTAACCTGATTCGCGGTCTGGGTGTGGAAACGCTGGTGTATGCATTACCTCACATTGCCCTGGCGCTAAATGCCAACTACATCACCGCCAAAGAAGTCCGCTTTTCGTTCTGGAACGAAGTGTTTGAGTACGCGATGGCGTTTCAGGATGGCATTGTGACCTTTATGGCGCTGATTAACCCCAAGCTAGGCAGCTTCAACGTGACCGACAAGGGCGTAAAGGTCACAAAACGCAGCTTCGATTACGAATCTGCCAAAGCCTCCCTGATTGTTGTGTCGCTACTGGTGCTGTCGCTGCTGGCCGTCCCTTTCTGGCTGGTGCTTCAGCCCGAAGCAAAAGAAGCCGTCATCATCAACGCTGCTTGGTGTGTGTTTAACCTAGTGCTGCTGGTGGCGGCGCTGCTGGTAGCCTATGAACAGCCGCAACTGCGGCGGGCACACCGTCTGGAACGCAAGCTGGGTGCAGTCATCTACGGCAACAACAACGAAACCCTGTCTGGCAAGACGCTGGATGTCAGCGAGAACGGGGCGCGGATTGTGCTGGATAGCTGGCCGAACCTGCCCGATGCGGTTGAAATCGAACTCACTGGCGACTTTGGCAAGCGAGCGTTTTTGGATGCGCGGGTGATTCGAGTTGACCCGATTAGCGAAGACCAAGTCGTTGTGGCAGTGGACTTTGTGAACCTGTCGCAGTCTCAAAATGATGCGCTGGTGCTGGTGCTGTATTCCGACGTGGAGGAATGGTACGCGCAGAAGCGTACCGAAATCGACCGTCCATTCCAATCGCTGGCGTTTTTGGCGACGGGCTTGCTGCGGGCCTTCCGCGATCCCAAACCCGCCGTACCGACTGAAATTCGCAAGCAAATCCACGCTGCTGCTCAGATTTATTGGGAGGGACAGTTTTATCCTGGCATTGCCAAGGAGATTAGTTCGCGCAGCCTGCGGATTGAAATGGACGGCAACCTGCTGCCCAACATCGAGATGTTGCAGCAAGCTCAGCCGCCTGTGGGTTTGCTGCTGAGCCAGCATACGACAGATGACAATCCGAAGCGTCTGGTGGGGCAGATCGAAGACGTGCGGGTTTCCAATGCCCAGTCATCTGACGGTGTGGTGTTTTTGGTGAATCGCTCGGCAGGCGGCGTGACGGCGGATGTCGAGGTCTCTTTTCCTGCACACCTGGATGCACGGCAAGGTTCCAAGATTCGCCAACTGCTGCGCGATTTGGAGTAG
- a CDS encoding cellulose biosynthesis cyclic di-GMP-binding regulatory protein BcsB, which yields MFRSLRQWFLTFNRDHSPNASPAGRTRRKRVKRNQILAILLVLLGLGAGLSLLPSASAQTSVQQRENTLIRELSLPNRPATPPNFQPAPRPAPAVRRAAPAQPPSQPSRPAARPAAPASPTRPAATPQPANPPAATASPAAPKPEPTYQHVIEFNRSPVVGNRLRMEGVYPTARLGFNRPRQWDVKTAKLVLRFQHSPSLLSDRSSLTVRVNDTSVGSVPLNRPNSQIGQVVFEVPSNLIQDYNEISILAEQQTNEDCTVATDPTLWTEILPDSKVILDYALESVPLDFSRYPFPFIDTLSLDTNQITYLRPRAYSDTWLNAAAIFQAEAGRIVDFRPLNTRLVGSLDNLQWNDRVVILGTPAEQPVLSDLSLPLPIRNGQLLDGNNTPLPGDTGVLMLTTLEDNGLPVLVATGNSAAGVQKAVQFLVQTKEAQIGTGQVLTVTNLVNEPSPAPREWPGYLPTRNSFTLRDLTTLGGQNFEDITVHGTNAPPIEIPFRALPDDRFSRGSRMRVDYSYSAQVDPRTSTVEVRLDDVTIGSKRLNSARGGRDSLDVDLPAALIQPDSQLNVVFNLNPRSAEVCGLSRDQSLWGTLHGDTDFNLKRDIFTRMPDLRLLQFGYPFTAPQDLSETAFVVPSAPRDADVRTMLAVSERLGRLSRANSVNLQVYTGGNLPAEARGMNLVGIGTRDRFPLPEVMESGGFELRNLFSRGWRGSRVQALPDGQGVVKLMVSPNNGDRAVLAITGQSEQGLTDAAEVFKRDPLFSQLNGDTVLISRNKPNPSPNDPYAYKLDILREEPLQQVQRTGFLSRISIFIQDNWFLLPTGILLISLLLYGISQLYVNRLAKSGEVK from the coding sequence ATGTTTCGTTCGCTGCGTCAATGGTTTCTTACGTTTAATCGAGACCACTCACCCAACGCCTCTCCCGCTGGTCGGACACGCCGGAAGCGTGTCAAACGAAACCAAATCCTGGCAATTCTGCTCGTTCTATTGGGTCTAGGAGCGGGCCTGAGCCTGCTGCCCAGCGCATCCGCGCAAACCAGCGTGCAGCAGCGAGAAAACACGCTGATCCGGGAGTTGTCCTTGCCAAATCGGCCAGCGACTCCGCCAAACTTTCAGCCTGCGCCCCGCCCCGCCCCTGCCGTGCGCCGGGCCGCGCCTGCCCAGCCGCCCAGCCAGCCGTCTCGTCCGGCCGCTCGTCCTGCGGCCCCGGCCAGCCCAACCCGGCCAGCCGCCACCCCCCAGCCAGCGAACCCGCCCGCTGCCACCGCGTCGCCCGCCGCGCCCAAGCCAGAACCCACCTACCAGCATGTGATTGAGTTCAACCGCAGCCCGGTGGTGGGCAATCGCCTCCGCATGGAAGGCGTATACCCAACGGCTCGACTTGGGTTTAACCGTCCCCGTCAGTGGGATGTCAAAACTGCCAAGCTCGTACTGCGGTTCCAGCACTCGCCGTCGCTGCTGTCTGATCGCTCAAGCCTGACGGTTCGGGTAAACGATACCAGCGTGGGCAGCGTGCCGCTGAATCGTCCCAATTCTCAGATTGGTCAGGTGGTCTTCGAGGTGCCGTCCAATCTAATTCAGGACTACAACGAGATTTCAATTCTGGCAGAGCAGCAGACGAATGAAGACTGCACCGTTGCCACCGACCCGACCTTGTGGACCGAGATTCTACCCGATTCCAAGGTCATTCTGGACTATGCGTTAGAGTCTGTTCCACTGGATTTCAGCCGCTATCCGTTCCCGTTCATTGACACCCTCAGTCTCGATACCAATCAGATTACGTATCTACGGCCTCGCGCTTACAGCGACACCTGGCTTAATGCAGCAGCCATCTTTCAGGCTGAGGCAGGGCGGATCGTGGACTTTCGCCCGCTCAACACTCGGCTAGTGGGCAGTTTGGATAACCTCCAGTGGAACGATCGCGTGGTCATTCTGGGGACTCCAGCAGAGCAGCCTGTTCTGTCAGACTTATCGCTGCCGCTGCCGATTCGCAACGGTCAGTTGTTGGACGGCAACAACACGCCGCTGCCCGGCGATACAGGCGTTTTAATGTTGACCACACTGGAAGACAACGGTTTACCCGTTCTCGTAGCAACGGGAAATTCAGCAGCAGGTGTGCAGAAGGCGGTGCAGTTCCTAGTGCAGACCAAAGAGGCGCAGATTGGTACGGGTCAGGTGTTGACGGTGACCAATCTGGTGAATGAGCCGTCGCCTGCGCCCCGCGAGTGGCCGGGCTATCTGCCCACGCGCAATAGCTTTACCCTGCGTGATTTAACCACGCTCGGCGGACAGAACTTTGAAGACATTACAGTGCATGGCACGAATGCACCACCCATTGAAATTCCGTTCCGGGCGCTGCCCGATGACCGCTTTTCGCGGGGCAGCCGCATGAGGGTGGATTATAGCTACAGCGCTCAGGTTGATCCACGCACTTCGACGGTGGAGGTACGGCTGGATGATGTGACGATTGGCTCTAAGCGGCTGAATTCTGCAAGGGGCGGTCGCGATTCGCTGGATGTGGATTTGCCCGCAGCGCTGATTCAGCCAGATTCGCAGTTGAATGTGGTGTTTAACCTAAATCCGCGCTCTGCTGAGGTCTGTGGTTTATCCAGAGATCAATCCCTCTGGGGAACGCTGCATGGCGACACGGACTTTAATCTGAAGCGAGACATTTTCACTCGGATGCCGGATTTGAGGCTATTGCAATTTGGCTATCCGTTTACCGCACCGCAGGATTTGTCGGAGACGGCGTTTGTGGTGCCGAGTGCCCCACGGGATGCAGATGTGCGAACCATGCTGGCGGTGAGTGAGCGGCTGGGTCGGCTGAGCCGCGCCAATTCGGTGAACCTGCAAGTTTACACGGGTGGCAATCTGCCTGCTGAGGCGCGGGGTATGAACTTGGTGGGAATTGGGACGCGCGATCGCTTCCCATTGCCCGAAGTGATGGAGTCTGGTGGTTTTGAACTCCGCAATCTGTTTTCGCGGGGCTGGCGCGGTAGCCGGGTGCAGGCTTTGCCCGATGGTCAGGGTGTGGTGAAGCTGATGGTGTCGCCGAATAATGGCGATCGCGCGGTGCTGGCCATCACCGGACAGAGCGAACAGGGCCTCACCGACGCGGCAGAGGTGTTCAAGCGCGACCCGCTGTTTTCTCAACTCAACGGCGACACGGTGCTGATTAGCCGAAACAAGCCCAATCCATCGCCCAATGACCCCTACGCCTACAAGCTCGATATCCTGCGGGAGGAACCGCTCCAGCAGGTGCAAAGAACCGGCTTCCTGAGCCGAATCTCCATCTTTATTCAAGACAACTGGTTCCTGCTGCCGACGGGCATTCTGTTAATCTCACTGCTGCTGTATGGCATTTCTCAGCTCTACGTTAATCGGCTCGCCAAGTCAGGAGAGGTAAAATGA